The nucleotide sequence CGTGGTCCAGCGCGGGACCGCCCGCGCCGCCGCCGCGCTCGGGCGCACCGACATCGCCGGCAAGACCGGCACCACCAACGATCAGCGCGACGCCTGGTTCTCGGGCTTCAACAGCCACCTGGTGGCGACCGCGTGGGTCGGCTTCGACGAGCTGCAGTCCCTCGGCCGCTACGAGACCGGCGGACGGGCGGCGCTACCCATGTGGATGGACTACATGCGCGTCGCCCTGGACGGCCTGCCAGAGGCCGATCCGGCGCGGCCGGACGGGCTGGTCACCGTGCGCATCGATCCGGACACCGGGCGGCTGACCAACGCCGACAATGAGGATGCGATCTTCGAGACCTTCCGCGAGGGCCGCCTGCCTGAGGCCGAGCGCCAGGCCCGCGGCGGCTCCGGCGGCAGCGACGAGGGCGACGACAGCGCCTCGGAGCAGGCCCTGTTCTGATCACCGGGAGACGGGCTGACCATGGCTCGCAATCGCCAGAACCGCGATACGCGCATGCGCGAGCTGCTCGCGCAGGAGTGCGCACGCATCATGTCCGCCGAGGGCGTGCGCGACTTCTCCCTTGCCAAGCGCAAGGCGGCCCTGCGCCTCGGTGCCCCGGATACCCGCAACCTGCCCCAGAACCGGGAGATCCAGGACGCCCTGCTGGACTATCAGCGGCTGTTCGGCGGCGTAGCGCAGCAGAACACCCTGCGCGCACTGCGCGAGGCGGCGCTGGAGGCCATGACGTTCTTCGAGCGTTTCCGGCCGCGGCTGGTGGGGCCTGTGCTGGACGGCACCGCGGACGACTACTCGGAGGTCAACCTGCATCTGTTCGCGGATACGCCGGAGGAGGTGGTGCTCTTCCTGATGGAGCACGATATCCCCTTCGATACCGACGAGCGCCGCTTCCGCTACGACGACGACTACGTCTTCCTCCCGGTCTACCGCTTCGTCGCCGGCGAGACCCGCATGGATGTCTGCGTGTTCACCGAGCGCGGCCTCCGTCACCCGCCCCGCAGCCGCGTGGACGGCCGCCCGATGCGGCGCGCGAATGTCAGTGAGGTTCGGTCATTGCTGGAGTTCGACTAGCCCGCGAATCGGTGAGATATGGGGGCTGGGAAACCGCTGATTTTGCCGCGGTGCTCAGGGCGCATCGGCGGCGGTGCCTGGAACGCAGTCTGGCCCCCACTGGCGGGACACGGCGTGAATCCATCCCTGGAGCCTCCACTGCGGCGTCCATGCCGCAGAGGGTCCCGCCAGCGGGGGCCAGACTGCGTTCTCGCTGGCGCAGTGCCTGCTTCCGCGAGGCTGGAGACTGGTCGCGCGTTGCGGGCTTGGGCGCAGAAGTGACCCGCTCAGTTTGCGCGCTGCATGGCTTTGGGGAGGTTCCCGACTCCTGGCGCCAAGGCGCTTTTACGCTCGCGGATCAGCGACAGGCGTTGGCAGTGCGGTGAGAGGTGGGAGCGACCGGGACCGTAAGCGAGAGGGACCTCGCCTACGAGCCCCCAGGGATGGGTTCACGGCGTGTCCCGGGCGCTCCCACCTCTCACCGCACCCGGCACCACGTGTTGCCACGCCCGAAGCTTCGCGGAACACTAGTCCGCCAAGCTGCCCGGCACTCAACGACGCCGGTGCAGCGGCACGTAATCGCGCTTGGCGGCGCCGGTGTAGATCTGGCGCGGGCGGCCGATGCGCTGCTCGGGGTCGCCGACCATCTCCATCCACTGGGCGATCCAGCCCGGTGTGCGGCCGATGGCGAAGAGCACGGTGAAGAACTCCGTGGGGATGCCGAGGGCGCGGTAGATGATGCCGGAGTAGAAATCGACGTTCGGGTAGAGCTTGCGCTCGACGAAGTAGTCGTCCGCCAGCGCGATCTCCTCAAGACGCATGGCGAGCTCGAGCTGCGGGTCGTTGCCGACGCCGAGCTCGTCGAGGACCTCGTGGCAGGTCTTGCGGATGATGGTCGCGCGCGGGTCGTAGTTCTTGTAGACCCGGTGGCCGAAGCCCATCAGGCGGAACGGGTCGTTCTTGTCCTTGGCCTTCTCGATGTACTTCGGTACCTGCTCGACCGTGCCCACCTCCTCGAGCATGTTCAGCACCGCCTCGTTGGCGCCGCCGTGGGCCGGCCCCCAGAGGGCCGCGCAGCCGGAGGCGATGGCGGCGAACGGGTTCGCGCCCGTGCTGCCGGCCAGGCGCACGGTGGAGGTGCTGGCGTTCTGCTCGTGGTCGGCGTGCAGGATGAGGAGCTGGTCCAGCGCCTTCTCGGCCACCGGATTGATCTCGAACTCCTCGGTGGGCCGGGCGAAGAGCATGTTCAGCAGGTTGCCGCAGTAGGAGAGGCGGTTCTGCGGATAGACGAACGGCTCGCCCATCATGTGCTTGAACGCCGCCGCGGCGATGGTCGGCATCTTGGCGATGATCCGGTGCGCGCAGAGCACGCGATTCTCCGGATCGTTGATGTCGATGGTGTCGTGGTAGAAGGCGGACAGCGAGCCCACCACGCCGGTCAGCATCGCCATGGGATGGGCGTTGTAGTGAAAGCCGTTGAAGAAGTTCTTCAGGCTCTCGTTGACCATGGTGTGGTGGGTGATGGAGTGCTCGAAGTCGTCGAGCTCCGATTGCGTCGGCAGCTCGCCGTGGATGAGCAGCCGCGCCACCTCCAGGAACGAGCTCTGCTCGGCGAGCTGCTCGATGGGGTAGCCGCGATAGAGCAGTACGCCGCGGTCACCGTCGATGAAGGTGATGTCGCTGCGGCAGCTGCCGGTGGAGCTGAACCCCGGGTCGTAGGTGAAGTAGCCGAGATCCTTGTACAGCGAACGGATGTCGAGGACTTCCGGGCCATGGGTACCGCCCAGCACCGGCAGCTCGGTCTGCTTGCCGGTGGCGTTGTCGGTGAGGGTTACGGTCTTCTCGGCCATTGATGCTCTCCTGGTTTCCCCGCGGCCGGTTGAGGCCCCGACCCTGGCGGCTGCGCCCGGGCCGACCCGGGCCTGCCCGGGCGGTTTGCCGCGCCCGGGCTACGGCCTGGCGGGAGACGACCGGGGGTGTGACGGCAGCGCGTATGACCGGACACGGCCGGACCGCGCGAGCAAAATCGCGGCGAATGGTAGCAGCAAAGACTGAGGGCGGGAAGCGAGGCGCGGGTGAGGTGGCGCAGGGTCGCAGGCGGCCGCCGTGGCGGCGGCCGCGGGCAGGTGGCTCAGCGCTTGGCGCCCTTGGCCATGTTGCCGAAGCGCTTGCGGAACTGGTCGACGCGGCCGCCGCTGGAGAGCACCCGCTGTTTGCCCGTGTAGAACGGGTGGCTGGCACTGGAGATCTCCACCTTGATCAGCGGATACTCCTGCCCATCCTCCCAGGTGATGGTCTCGTTGCTGCGGATCGTCGAGCGCGTGAGGAACGCGAAATCCGAGGAGATATCCTGGAAGACCACCGGCCGGTACTGGGGATGGATGTCCTTCTTCATGCTGCCACCTTGACTGGATTGCGCGGGGCGCTCGCCCCGGTCGATGCAAGGCCGCGAATCTTAGGGCCTTGCCGGCGTCAAGGCAAGGGCCTTCAGCGACGCGGGCGGAACCGCAGGATCTGCGCCCGGCGCCTGCTGGGCGGCGGCGCGGTGCCCTGGAGGGCGTGCAGGTGCTCCACCAGCCCGCCCTGGCCGGCGAAGCTGCGCCACATCAGGTCGCTGAGGCGCCGGCAGGCGCCAAGGGGATTGCCGGAGCGCTCGCGCTCGCGGTCGATCCGCCACTGCAGGCGCCTGAGCCGCTCGCGCCGGTCCGGGGCCTGACGCGCCATGAAGGCCTCGATGGCAGCCTGGCGGCGGGACTCGAACGCGCCCGGATCGCGCCGCGCGAGATGGGACCAGCTGTCGAAATCGAATGGCTCGAGCCGCGGCTCCATGGCGGGCACCTCCACACGGGGCCTGTGGACAAAGCTAGCACACCCCCGCCGACCTGCCCGAGATGGCCAGGCGCTGCCCCGCATGAGTACCATCCCCCACCAATCGCAACCGACCCGGAGCGCGCCCAATGGGCTACATGATCGCCAAGCACCTGCACACCACCGCGGTGGCCCTTACCCTCATTCTGTTCCTCGTGCGCGGGGCGTGGATGTTCGCGGACTCGGGGATGCTCCAGCGCAAGTGGGTACGCATCGTCCCCCACGTGATCGACACGGTGCTGCTGCTGAGCGCGCTCTACCTCGCCATCGCGGTGTGGGGCTGGCCGGCGACGTTCCACGGCTGGATCACGGCCAAGCTCCTGGCGCTGATCGCCTACATTGTGCTCGGCACCATCGCGCTGAAGCGCGGCCGCACCAAGGGCGTGCGCAGCGCTGCATTCGTGGGCGCGCTGCTGGTGTTCGCCTATCTGGTGGCGGTGGCGCTCA is from Spiribacter halobius and encodes:
- a CDS encoding DUF3135 domain-containing protein, encoding MEPRLEPFDFDSWSHLARRDPGAFESRRQAAIEAFMARQAPDRRERLRRLQWRIDRERERSGNPLGACRRLSDLMWRSFAGQGGLVEHLHALQGTAPPPSRRRAQILRFRPRR
- a CDS encoding citrate synthase; the protein is MAEKTVTLTDNATGKQTELPVLGGTHGPEVLDIRSLYKDLGYFTYDPGFSSTGSCRSDITFIDGDRGVLLYRGYPIEQLAEQSSFLEVARLLIHGELPTQSELDDFEHSITHHTMVNESLKNFFNGFHYNAHPMAMLTGVVGSLSAFYHDTIDINDPENRVLCAHRIIAKMPTIAAAAFKHMMGEPFVYPQNRLSYCGNLLNMLFARPTEEFEINPVAEKALDQLLILHADHEQNASTSTVRLAGSTGANPFAAIASGCAALWGPAHGGANEAVLNMLEEVGTVEQVPKYIEKAKDKNDPFRLMGFGHRVYKNYDPRATIIRKTCHEVLDELGVGNDPQLELAMRLEEIALADDYFVERKLYPNVDFYSGIIYRALGIPTEFFTVLFAIGRTPGWIAQWMEMVGDPEQRIGRPRQIYTGAAKRDYVPLHRRR
- a CDS encoding SirB2 family protein, with protein sequence MGYMIAKHLHTTAVALTLILFLVRGAWMFADSGMLQRKWVRIVPHVIDTVLLLSALYLAIAVWGWPATFHGWITAKLLALIAYIVLGTIALKRGRTKGVRSAAFVGALLVFAYLVAVALSKQVVPV
- a CDS encoding type B 50S ribosomal protein L31, whose amino-acid sequence is MKKDIHPQYRPVVFQDISSDFAFLTRSTIRSNETITWEDGQEYPLIKVEISSASHPFYTGKQRVLSSGGRVDQFRKRFGNMAKGAKR